The following are encoded together in the Halorubrum lacusprofundi ATCC 49239 genome:
- a CDS encoding IS5-like element ISHla2 family transposase has product MKTLPKSQILRFTEKAIHLARRAVSRYSSKFSKHRYTLPQHVVLLCLKVRKNTTYRGLLDELIEMPRIRQALGLTELPTPSTLCKAFNRLDMAVWRVVLTLSATLLPTSGIVGVDASGFDRSHASKHYTKRAELTIQQLKVTLLVDTKVNAILDLHVTTTRKHDSQIAPSLIKRNPETIDILLGDKGYDDQKIRRLARHHEVRPLIKHREFTSLHKAWNARLDADLYGQRSQSETVNSTLKRKYGAFVRSRQWWKQFRELVLRCLVHNIDRAL; this is encoded by the coding sequence ATGAAGACCCTCCCGAAGTCGCAGATTCTCCGTTTTACTGAGAAGGCGATCCACCTAGCACGCCGAGCAGTCTCTCGATACTCCTCGAAGTTTTCTAAACACCGCTATACACTCCCGCAGCACGTTGTTCTACTGTGTCTCAAAGTTCGGAAGAACACGACCTATCGTGGTCTGCTTGACGAACTGATCGAGATGCCACGCATTCGTCAAGCTCTTGGATTAACTGAACTACCTACGCCATCAACGCTCTGTAAGGCGTTCAATCGGCTTGATATGGCTGTATGGCGTGTTGTATTGACTCTCTCAGCGACGCTACTTCCGACGAGTGGAATCGTTGGAGTTGATGCGTCAGGGTTCGACCGCAGTCACGCCTCAAAACATTACACGAAACGGGCTGAACTCACGATTCAGCAGCTCAAAGTGACGCTGTTGGTAGATACGAAAGTGAACGCAATTCTCGATCTGCACGTGACGACGACACGAAAACACGATAGTCAGATCGCTCCATCGTTGATCAAACGCAACCCCGAGACCATCGACATTCTGCTCGGTGACAAAGGCTACGACGACCAGAAGATCAGACGACTTGCCCGTCACCACGAGGTTCGGCCACTGATTAAGCATCGTGAGTTCACATCTCTCCACAAGGCATGGAACGCACGCTTAGACGCTGATCTCTACGGACAGAGAAGTCAATCAGAGACGGTCAACTCAACGCTCAAACGAAAGTACGGTGCCTTCGTTCGCTCCCGACAATGGTGGAAACAGTTCCGTGAACTCGTTCTTAGATGTCTTGTCCACAATATCGACCGAGCCCTCTAA
- a CDS encoding orc1/cdc6 family replication initiation protein: MGTDDSDDPSTESGSPEDETGAQTDLSSATKSHTSQHDSPPHVTATDQSSARDAESSSQSIEDMLLEFDEQKGLIRDRSLLDPNFVVEEDRIVGRDAQLQEVTKMLRVALGDNRPPNLFLYGPSGTGKSLITKAVCNNISRICDSRDIRFGTIEVNCQDLDTLGVAVYELAQQAADEAGVDVQVPKHGVATKEKWDELYRIVNQHFDSVVFVLDELDMLVGRRDKQDPAFSRLLYQLSRAGANDELNAYISVVAISNDTKMMDAVGSRAVSSFTPEDVHFDDYDANQLQAILRRRQDAFHDDVVDDDVIPLAAAFAAQTHGDARKAIDLMRVAGELAEREGDARVCEGHVRAAQAKVEKNRVLEVVRGISTQKKLCLYATAAVASQTADGTARSTTGYRVYQYLTDAIDADQYHQETYVNKMKELTTYSLVDFERRSHGPSSGMFLEFQFGERPETILETLREDSRIEMVSESEVQSVVKAQIRNQT, from the coding sequence ATGGGTACTGACGACTCCGATGACCCCTCTACTGAATCGGGGTCTCCGGAGGATGAGACGGGGGCTCAAACCGATCTTTCGAGTGCGACGAAATCTCATACATCACAACACGACTCACCGCCGCACGTGACCGCTACCGACCAATCGTCTGCGAGGGATGCCGAGAGCTCCTCACAGTCGATCGAGGACATGCTCCTTGAGTTTGACGAACAGAAAGGTCTCATCCGAGACCGATCGCTTCTCGATCCAAATTTTGTGGTCGAAGAGGACCGCATCGTGGGACGCGATGCGCAACTTCAAGAGGTCACGAAGATGCTTCGCGTTGCCCTCGGGGACAACCGGCCGCCGAATCTGTTCCTCTATGGACCGTCTGGAACCGGTAAATCCCTCATCACGAAAGCGGTTTGTAACAACATCAGTCGCATCTGTGACTCCCGAGATATCCGGTTCGGCACTATCGAGGTGAATTGCCAGGACTTGGACACGCTCGGCGTTGCGGTGTACGAACTCGCTCAACAAGCCGCGGATGAGGCCGGCGTCGACGTTCAGGTTCCGAAACACGGGGTTGCGACCAAAGAGAAGTGGGACGAACTCTACCGAATCGTGAACCAGCACTTCGACTCGGTCGTGTTCGTCCTCGATGAGTTGGACATGCTCGTTGGACGGCGGGATAAACAGGACCCCGCATTCTCGCGACTCCTGTATCAGCTCTCGCGAGCCGGTGCGAACGACGAACTGAACGCGTACATCTCGGTCGTCGCCATCTCGAACGACACGAAAATGATGGACGCGGTCGGGAGTCGAGCGGTTAGTTCGTTCACCCCCGAAGACGTCCACTTTGACGATTACGACGCGAACCAGCTTCAGGCGATCCTCCGACGGCGCCAAGACGCGTTCCACGACGATGTCGTCGACGACGATGTGATCCCGCTTGCAGCGGCGTTTGCAGCGCAGACGCACGGTGACGCACGCAAAGCGATCGATCTCATGCGAGTCGCTGGAGAGCTTGCTGAACGCGAAGGTGACGCTCGCGTTTGCGAGGGCCACGTTCGAGCCGCACAGGCGAAAGTCGAGAAGAACCGGGTGTTAGAGGTGGTTCGTGGGATCAGCACCCAAAAGAAACTTTGTCTGTACGCAACAGCGGCGGTCGCTTCACAAACGGCTGACGGGACGGCTCGGAGTACGACTGGGTACCGAGTGTATCAGTACCTAACCGATGCGATCGACGCCGATCAGTATCACCAAGAAACGTACGTTAACAAGATGAAAGAGCTCACGACGTACTCGCTTGTCGATTTCGAACGGCGGAGTCACGGCCCCAGCTCTGGTATGTTTCTCGAATTTCAGTTCGGAGAACGGCCTGAAACGATTCTCGAAACACTCCGTGAGGACTCTCGCATCGAGATGGTTTCCGAGAGTGAGGTTCAATCCGTCGTCAAAGCACAGATCCGAAACCAAACGTAG
- a CDS encoding DMT family transporter, with translation MFSQRTGALFLVSAVLFGGTFIAAKAGLAYFPPLFFVAVRFDIGAVVLAAFAATSLSRSELRPRTVGDIIGILATGVLVIGLTNALLFVGQQDVTSGVAAVVFSLNPILTPVFAAVLLSEDRLSVRGSAGMVLGLLGVGLVANPDSTALLGGGIGIPLLFGAAVTSALGAVVIRRAESTMSSTARTVWGVPLAAVLSHGLSLSAGESVTGLSVPPVALAALLYVGVFSGAIAYLAYFALIDETDATQANLLFYFVPIVSAVGGWVLLGETLSLVSLVGFGVIFVGFLLVSGLPTGVSGVLRRAVDGQFVGSSS, from the coding sequence GTGTTCTCGCAGCGAACCGGCGCGTTGTTTCTCGTTTCGGCGGTTCTGTTCGGTGGGACCTTCATCGCAGCGAAGGCCGGATTGGCGTACTTTCCGCCGCTGTTTTTCGTCGCCGTTCGCTTCGACATCGGAGCGGTCGTCCTGGCGGCGTTCGCAGCGACCAGCCTTTCTCGGTCGGAGTTACGGCCGCGGACCGTCGGCGACATCATCGGCATCCTCGCAACGGGCGTGCTCGTCATCGGGCTAACGAACGCGCTGTTGTTCGTCGGTCAACAGGACGTGACCAGCGGTGTGGCCGCGGTCGTCTTCAGCCTGAACCCGATTCTGACGCCGGTGTTCGCCGCCGTCTTGCTTTCGGAAGATCGGCTTTCGGTTCGCGGCTCGGCGGGGATGGTGCTGGGGCTGCTCGGCGTCGGGCTGGTCGCGAATCCCGATTCGACGGCGCTGCTTGGTGGCGGGATCGGGATTCCGCTGCTGTTCGGCGCCGCCGTGACGAGCGCGCTCGGTGCCGTGGTGATTCGTCGCGCTGAGTCGACGATGTCGAGCACGGCGCGGACCGTCTGGGGCGTCCCGCTGGCGGCCGTTCTCTCGCACGGTCTCAGCCTCTCGGCCGGTGAATCCGTCACCGGGCTCTCGGTGCCCCCAGTCGCGCTCGCAGCGCTGCTCTACGTCGGCGTCTTTTCGGGAGCGATCGCGTATCTCGCTTACTTTGCGCTCATCGACGAGACAGATGCGACGCAAGCGAATCTCCTGTTTTATTTCGTCCCGATCGTCTCGGCGGTCGGGGGCTGGGTCCTGCTTGGAGAGACGCTGTCGCTCGTCTCACTGGTCGGGTTTGGAGTCATCTTCGTCGGTTTCCTGCTCGTCAGTGGTCTCCCAACCGGCGTTTCGGGAGTACTCAGGCGTGCCGTCGACGGTCAGTTCGTCGGCAGTAGTTCCTAA
- a CDS encoding SHOCT domain-containing protein, whose amino-acid sequence MTTNPADNQLVTIVLLVLATVIAVPILFMSFGMLGSGPMMGGMWGSQAWGGGTAPWWMLAAGLAVQLLFLVAAVAAVYLLYRAITGTGDADRALEELRLAYARGDITDEEYEQRKDALERDS is encoded by the coding sequence ATGACAACAAATCCAGCCGACAATCAACTCGTCACGATCGTCCTTCTCGTCCTCGCGACCGTGATCGCCGTGCCGATACTGTTCATGAGCTTCGGCATGCTCGGCTCCGGTCCGATGATGGGTGGAATGTGGGGTTCTCAGGCGTGGGGCGGTGGAACAGCGCCGTGGTGGATGCTCGCCGCCGGACTGGCGGTGCAGCTGTTGTTCCTCGTTGCCGCCGTCGCCGCCGTTTACCTGCTCTACCGTGCGATCACAGGAACCGGCGACGCAGATCGAGCCCTTGAGGAACTCCGACTCGCATATGCCCGGGGTGACATCACTGATGAGGAGTACGAACAGCGCAAAGACGCTCTCGAACGAGATTCCTGA
- a CDS encoding CopG family ribbon-helix-helix protein yields MRTSFSIPDPTVEEFDQVWQDQGLDNRSRAVREAMQEYIESHSRLEELTADVVALVAFDYRHHEVIGELHGVQHEYQDVILNTSHTHQGEWCLESVYCQGGGERVRELTYRLRNFDGVNRVKVMIIRDN; encoded by the coding sequence ATGCGAACAAGTTTCAGTATTCCAGATCCGACCGTCGAAGAGTTCGATCAGGTGTGGCAAGACCAGGGACTCGACAATCGGTCGCGGGCAGTTCGCGAAGCAATGCAGGAGTATATCGAGTCCCATTCACGGCTTGAAGAGCTCACTGCAGACGTTGTCGCGCTCGTTGCCTTCGACTATCGTCATCACGAGGTGATCGGGGAGCTCCACGGCGTCCAGCACGAGTACCAGGACGTGATTCTCAACACGAGTCACACGCACCAGGGAGAATGGTGTCTCGAATCCGTATACTGTCAGGGAGGCGGCGAGCGCGTTCGAGAATTAACGTACCGACTCCGTAACTTCGACGGCGTGAACCGGGTCAAAGTCATGATCATCCGAGACAACTGA
- a CDS encoding MFS transporter: MYLFFLAQGLTFTQIAILEAIYNLTTLVGEIPTGYIGDRVGRRNSLLVGTTLISFTLVGIGLSSSFQALAVLYVCWSAGYNFRSGSEDAWLYDTLTDGRSEDAFANVRGRGESIALAIGAAAAITGGYLGSIDLSYPWFVASAMTAVGVLVLLTVDESETYERTDTDDLSLRRTILIVRQTLSQRNIRAFVLYYYVLYAAVTYLVFVFLQPIFETVVLDLGVSQSRVKSLLGWFYATYSLFGAGLSYYTGAIRARLGLRTWFLWLPFIVGGALIGMYFVPVLALPTFLLIRGLSDVTRSFAGQYINDRIGTMGRATVLSAMAMVSGLAVVPFQLGSGILSDVASPLFALAVAGGVLVVGATGVLLWEAPIER; this comes from the coding sequence ATGTATCTCTTTTTTCTCGCACAGGGGCTCACTTTTACGCAGATCGCTATTCTCGAGGCGATATACAATCTGACGACGCTAGTCGGTGAGATCCCGACAGGCTACATCGGCGACCGTGTCGGTCGGCGCAACAGTCTCCTCGTCGGCACGACCCTCATCTCGTTCACACTCGTTGGCATCGGCCTCTCCAGTTCGTTCCAAGCGCTCGCGGTGCTGTACGTCTGCTGGTCAGCAGGGTACAATTTCCGCTCTGGAAGCGAAGACGCGTGGCTGTACGACACCCTCACAGACGGCCGCTCCGAGGACGCATTCGCGAACGTCCGTGGGCGGGGAGAGTCCATCGCACTGGCAATCGGCGCCGCGGCGGCTATCACCGGAGGGTATCTCGGAAGCATCGACCTCTCGTATCCGTGGTTCGTCGCTTCCGCGATGACGGCGGTCGGCGTGCTCGTCCTCCTGACGGTAGATGAGTCGGAGACCTACGAGCGAACCGACACCGATGATTTGAGCCTCCGACGGACGATCTTGATCGTCCGACAGACGCTCTCACAGCGCAACATTCGGGCGTTCGTGCTGTATTATTACGTCCTCTACGCGGCAGTGACATACCTCGTGTTCGTGTTCCTGCAGCCGATCTTCGAGACGGTCGTGCTCGACCTCGGGGTGTCGCAGTCACGCGTGAAATCCCTCCTCGGATGGTTCTACGCAACGTACAGTCTCTTCGGTGCGGGACTGAGCTACTACACTGGTGCGATTCGGGCTCGTCTCGGGCTTCGAACGTGGTTTCTGTGGCTCCCCTTCATCGTCGGCGGCGCGCTGATAGGGATGTATTTCGTTCCGGTGCTCGCGCTTCCGACGTTCCTACTGATTCGGGGACTTTCGGACGTGACGCGGTCGTTCGCCGGACAGTACATCAACGACCGAATCGGGACGATGGGGCGCGCGACCGTACTCAGCGCGATGGCGATGGTGAGTGGTCTCGCCGTCGTTCCGTTTCAACTCGGGAGCGGGATCCTCTCCGACGTCGCTTCGCCACTGTTCGCGCTCGCTGTGGCTGGTGGTGTGCTCGTCGTTGGTGCAACAGGGGTGCTGCTTTGGGAGGCACCGATCGAGCGGTGA
- a CDS encoding CBS domain-containing protein, translated as MNISEILSPKFTEFDIGTPLSKVAGAFENQELDAVVVTDGDEYRGVVSRRQLASSSNQPSAKVGSRVQHVPTVNRTADVREVARLMIGSGAKTLPVLDDDRVVGIVTGDSILEAVQSFLSAVTVADAYTEKLISAAPDTTIGKALNTLREGRIAHLPVVDDGEAVGMVSLYDIVDFTTRGGTKSQGGSPGNFGGRHGGERHGGLGAREGDSDRMLDLPVRNLMSDVVVTVRRSAPLDEVVETMFEREISSLVVLGDQSSEPIGVVTKTDVLEALTWEQEDRNAVQVFGLDLLDGMDYDGVSALIENMTSKYGDMSVIKASIELHEHKEQSRGMPLVLARIRLVTDRGYFTADGEGYGASHALRLAANKVERQILKGKTYRRSKKRPDSREQETLYGWWLTGDSFDFPEGNE; from the coding sequence ATGAACATCTCGGAAATACTCTCGCCGAAGTTCACCGAGTTCGATATCGGAACCCCGCTTTCCAAAGTCGCCGGGGCGTTCGAAAATCAGGAACTCGACGCTGTCGTGGTGACAGACGGTGACGAGTATCGCGGCGTCGTTAGCCGCCGACAGTTGGCCTCGTCGTCCAACCAGCCGTCGGCGAAAGTTGGATCACGGGTACAGCACGTCCCGACGGTTAATCGGACTGCAGACGTCCGAGAGGTCGCCCGGCTCATGATCGGCAGCGGCGCCAAAACGCTTCCCGTGTTGGACGATGATCGCGTCGTCGGTATCGTCACGGGTGACAGCATCCTTGAGGCGGTTCAATCCTTCCTCAGCGCCGTAACGGTCGCGGATGCATACACGGAGAAGCTGATCAGCGCGGCCCCCGACACGACGATCGGTAAAGCCCTCAACACACTTCGAGAAGGTCGGATCGCACACCTCCCGGTCGTCGACGACGGCGAAGCAGTTGGGATGGTGAGCCTGTACGACATCGTCGATTTCACGACGCGGGGCGGGACCAAGAGCCAGGGCGGCTCACCGGGAAACTTTGGGGGCCGTCACGGCGGTGAGCGACACGGTGGCCTCGGAGCGCGTGAGGGAGATTCCGATCGCATGCTCGATCTACCGGTGCGGAACCTGATGTCCGACGTCGTCGTCACGGTTCGACGAAGTGCCCCACTTGACGAGGTCGTCGAAACGATGTTCGAGCGAGAGATCTCCTCGTTGGTGGTTCTCGGAGATCAGAGTAGTGAACCCATTGGCGTAGTCACGAAAACAGACGTCCTCGAGGCGCTCACCTGGGAACAGGAAGACCGGAATGCAGTGCAGGTGTTCGGACTGGACCTGCTGGATGGAATGGACTATGATGGTGTCTCTGCGCTGATCGAAAACATGACCTCAAAGTATGGAGACATGAGTGTGATCAAAGCCAGCATCGAGCTCCATGAACACAAAGAACAGTCTCGAGGTATGCCGCTGGTGCTCGCACGGATTCGGCTGGTGACTGACCGCGGCTATTTCACAGCCGATGGGGAGGGATACGGTGCCTCGCACGCTCTCAGACTGGCCGCGAACAAAGTCGAGCGGCAAATACTCAAGGGGAAAACATACCGGCGGTCGAAAAAGCGTCCTGACAGCCGAGAGCAAGAGACCCTCTATGGGTGGTGGCTCACGGGTGATAGTTTCGATTTTCCGGAAGGAAATGAGTGA
- a CDS encoding amphi-Trp domain-containing protein — translation MSQGDYEEELTADREEIASVLSGVADGIRTGAIRLGDNTDAVTVETPDELTLEIELETEDGEMSLELELEWAVSGEATPVSSLDITPENEDEEIPLAGAADAAQSLARFEVYQARDEEWRWRLRHRNGNIIATSGEGYTRKHNALKGLRSVMTNSANAEITGEFTN, via the coding sequence GTGTCCCAAGGCGACTACGAAGAAGAATTGACAGCTGATCGAGAAGAGATCGCATCCGTACTAAGCGGTGTGGCAGACGGCATTCGAACAGGCGCCATTCGATTAGGTGATAACACGGATGCTGTGACTGTCGAAACGCCCGACGAACTCACGCTAGAAATCGAGCTTGAAACCGAAGACGGCGAGATGAGTCTCGAACTGGAACTGGAGTGGGCCGTCTCGGGTGAAGCGACTCCTGTTTCGTCCCTCGACATCACTCCCGAAAATGAGGACGAAGAAATCCCGCTTGCGGGAGCCGCTGATGCAGCACAATCACTAGCTCGGTTCGAAGTCTATCAGGCCCGAGATGAGGAATGGCGCTGGCGACTTCGCCACCGCAACGGAAACATCATTGCGACAAGTGGCGAGGGATACACACGAAAACACAACGCCTTGAAAGGACTCCGGAGTGTAATGACGAATTCAGCAAACGCGGAAATAACTGGTGAGTTCACAAACTGA
- a CDS encoding DUF7539 family protein has protein sequence MAELPDERQLVLGARSQLDRWTKSARREAYVELFDGDDPVLSPEEMQLLDALDSELERQGGDGVWGTDQYGIHTTGTSSSNTSLGVVCVYHPQITTDSVLRGGDDLDDETEERLNAALWKYSEHVATLIETQLNEFVHQN, from the coding sequence ATGGCCGAGCTTCCAGACGAACGACAGCTCGTACTCGGAGCGCGTTCCCAGTTGGACCGGTGGACGAAGAGTGCTCGGAGAGAGGCGTACGTTGAACTGTTCGACGGCGACGATCCCGTTCTCTCCCCCGAAGAGATGCAACTGCTCGATGCGCTCGACTCGGAACTGGAGCGACAGGGCGGCGATGGTGTCTGGGGGACCGATCAGTACGGAATTCACACGACGGGGACCTCGAGTTCGAATACCTCACTCGGGGTGGTCTGCGTCTACCATCCACAGATCACCACAGATTCCGTCCTCCGCGGAGGGGACGACCTCGACGACGAGACCGAAGAGCGGCTCAACGCCGCGCTCTGGAAATACAGCGAGCACGTCGCGACACTCATCGAAACACAACTCAACGAGTTCGTTCATCAAAACTAG